A single region of the Changchengzhania lutea genome encodes:
- a CDS encoding sulfatase family protein yields the protein MIKNSLLIICIACCLGCKKEKELTKNTKPNIIFLLTDDQRWDALGINGNRYIKTPNIDSLANSGFNFKNAYVTTSICMVSRASILTGQYMSRHGINGFHTSLENEALNNTYPALLKSAGYTIGFIGKYGIGNPPDHPKKLFDYWKGTPLHQPNYETVDKNGDSIHYTDLLSQNISEFLNISFSKPFCLSVSFKAPHSQDGDERQFIPKTEYAELYENIEMPLPTTADSKYWDSLPSFFHTEENIARIRWKLRFSTEEKYQESVKNYYRLITGVDESVGKLREELKKSGQDNNTVIIFMGDNGMYLGEHGLAGKWFAHEESIRVPLIIYDPRNEKRLIGALDEIGLNIDIAPTILGFAGVEIPESMQGHDLTAALAGNSPKRKQFFYEHTFNGSPSLPETKAVISPSLKYVYYPEFDFEELFDLNTDPNEVNNLASDSKYLDVLEEQRQIFKKLKNEAN from the coding sequence ATGATAAAAAATAGTCTCCTCATAATATGTATTGCTTGTTGTCTTGGATGTAAAAAAGAAAAGGAGTTAACAAAGAATACTAAACCTAACATCATATTTCTTTTAACGGATGACCAACGCTGGGATGCATTGGGCATTAATGGAAATAGGTATATAAAAACCCCAAATATTGATAGTTTGGCAAATTCTGGTTTTAATTTCAAGAATGCCTATGTTACAACTTCGATTTGTATGGTAAGTAGAGCCAGTATATTAACTGGACAATATATGTCCAGACATGGCATAAATGGTTTTCATACTAGCTTAGAAAATGAAGCTTTAAATAATACTTATCCTGCCCTATTAAAATCAGCAGGATATACAATAGGTTTTATTGGTAAATATGGCATAGGAAACCCTCCAGACCATCCTAAGAAACTATTCGATTATTGGAAAGGTACACCTTTGCATCAACCAAACTATGAAACCGTTGATAAGAATGGAGACTCTATTCATTATACAGATTTACTTAGCCAAAATATTTCTGAATTTTTAAATATTTCATTTAGCAAACCATTTTGTCTTTCTGTAAGTTTTAAGGCGCCACATAGCCAGGACGGGGATGAGAGGCAATTTATTCCAAAGACTGAATATGCGGAATTATATGAGAATATTGAAATGCCTTTACCAACAACTGCCGATTCAAAGTATTGGGATTCTTTACCATCATTTTTTCATACTGAAGAAAATATAGCCAGAATTCGTTGGAAATTGCGCTTTTCAACTGAAGAGAAATATCAAGAATCAGTAAAGAATTATTACAGATTGATTACGGGTGTTGATGAATCTGTCGGTAAATTAAGGGAAGAACTCAAGAAATCAGGTCAAGATAATAATACAGTCATCATCTTTATGGGGGATAATGGGATGTACCTCGGAGAACACGGCTTAGCAGGGAAATGGTTCGCACATGAAGAATCGATTAGAGTGCCATTGATTATTTATGACCCTAGAAATGAAAAACGGTTAATTGGAGCCCTTGATGAAATTGGATTAAATATTGATATTGCACCAACAATCTTGGGTTTTGCTGGCGTGGAAATTCCAGAAAGTATGCAAGGTCATGACTTAACTGCTGCACTAGCTGGTAATTCCCCGAAAAGAAAGCAATTTTTTTACGAACACACCTTTAATGGAAGTCCAAGTTTACCAGAAACGAAAGCAGTTATTAGTCCGTCACTAAAATATGTCTATTATCCTGAATTTGATTTTGAAGAACTTTTCGATTTAAATACAGACCCTAACGAAGTGAATAACTTAGCAAGTGATTCAAAATATTTAGATGTATTAGAAGAACAGCGTCAAATTTTTAAAAAGTTGAAGAATGAAGCTAATTAA
- a CDS encoding glycosyl hydrolase, translated as MSKIYSYFIIGLLVFSCNSKGVENTKYDSANSADLIANFIRPTDDNTLWCYWYWIGDDISKEGITKDLEAMKEAGIGGALIGNINPAEKDGKVPMLSEEWWEHMVHAVEEGKRIGVDIGAFNCPGWSQSGGPWVKPDMAMRYLTYSEIKAEGGTKIELELVKPTDEFQDVYVLAFPSIASENSILSKNNSNIRITPSLAQKERLIDGDTTKSVGFSKKVKNYEVVFTSKDTIKTRSLKIIPGKNPVEILAKVYSWQLDDWKEIKSFKINRSRLNPNVGPDRYAPIMIALPESRSNQFKLEFELPDNLFKSFTEIDPVIDTWDIAEIIFSEAAGFELYADKNLSKMHPTPISNWDSYLWDAQESLTSKDLKVNTDQVIDISEFMDESGHLDWETPAGNWTIQRFGMTPTGTENAPAAPQGKGYEIDKANEELVKFHYEQFIGEFLKRIPEESTSAFKYVIADSYEMGSQNWTDGFEATFEKKYGYNPKKYLPVFTGRIVGSVEESERFLWDLRRAVADAVAYEYVGGLRKASNEDNLKLWLENYGHWGFPSEFLMYGGQSDIVSGEFWNEGSLGDIECKSASSAAHIYGKNRISAESFTASGRTYVRHPAMLKKRGDWAFTEGINHIVLHLYIHQPDDNRVPGVNAWFSTEFNRHNIWFKKSKAYFDYLRRCQHLLQQGTYAADVCYFIGENTPIMTGARQPELPDGYSYDYINAEVILNRLSIKDGKFVLPDGMGYSLMVLPPFETMRPELLSKIEELVLQGGKIYGQAPKKSPSLQNFPENDKKVKELADKMWGQDDSQLKGYGSGKIIDGLTLGQALDTLKIRKDVILKPEDPVLWTHRSLLDKDIYFLTNQSETEIKINPSFRVKNKTPELWDAVTGEIRSLTEYTKEEGRITVPLTMEAHQSWFVVFSDSEVNDEVKESGIASNFPEPKTVLNLDGPWEVDFKDKEIGPNEAVSFPKLTDWIDNENDQIKYYSGTAVYSSTFTYDEKDQYSKVILDLGKVGVMASVKINGKELGTTWMAPFQLNASEAIKTGENTIDIEVVNVWRNRITGDSLLPENERSTWLLVDIVTPKEELIPSGLMGPVTLKVIQY; from the coding sequence ATGAGTAAGATATATAGTTATTTTATAATTGGTCTGTTGGTTTTTAGTTGCAACTCTAAGGGAGTTGAAAACACAAAATACGATAGTGCAAACTCTGCAGATTTAATTGCCAATTTCATAAGACCCACTGATGATAACACTTTGTGGTGTTATTGGTATTGGATAGGGGATGATATTTCAAAAGAAGGCATTACCAAAGATCTTGAAGCGATGAAGGAAGCGGGTATTGGTGGTGCGCTTATCGGCAATATAAATCCAGCTGAAAAGGACGGAAAAGTTCCCATGCTCTCAGAAGAATGGTGGGAACACATGGTGCACGCGGTTGAAGAAGGGAAACGAATAGGTGTGGATATTGGAGCGTTTAACTGCCCGGGCTGGAGCCAATCGGGAGGCCCTTGGGTAAAACCGGATATGGCGATGCGCTATTTAACCTATTCTGAAATCAAAGCTGAGGGTGGAACCAAAATAGAATTGGAGTTGGTAAAGCCTACGGACGAATTTCAGGATGTGTATGTGTTGGCATTTCCATCGATTGCTTCTGAAAATTCAATCCTCTCAAAAAATAATTCAAACATAAGAATAACACCGTCACTGGCACAAAAGGAGCGTCTTATTGATGGTGATACGACCAAGTCTGTTGGTTTTTCAAAAAAAGTCAAAAACTACGAGGTCGTATTTACTTCAAAAGATACCATTAAAACTAGAAGCCTTAAAATCATTCCAGGGAAAAATCCTGTTGAGATTTTGGCAAAGGTCTATTCTTGGCAACTGGATGATTGGAAAGAGATAAAATCCTTTAAAATTAATAGAAGCCGATTAAACCCAAATGTGGGACCTGATAGATATGCTCCCATCATGATCGCTCTGCCAGAAAGTCGCTCGAATCAATTTAAGTTGGAATTTGAACTTCCGGATAACCTCTTTAAATCCTTTACGGAAATAGACCCGGTCATCGATACTTGGGACATCGCAGAAATCATCTTTTCCGAGGCAGCAGGATTTGAATTATATGCGGATAAAAATTTATCAAAAATGCATCCCACACCAATATCAAATTGGGATAGTTATCTCTGGGATGCACAAGAATCCTTAACCAGTAAAGATTTAAAAGTAAATACGGATCAAGTTATTGATATTAGCGAGTTTATGGACGAAAGTGGACATCTTGATTGGGAAACACCCGCTGGAAATTGGACCATTCAACGCTTTGGTATGACGCCTACTGGCACCGAAAATGCGCCCGCTGCACCTCAAGGGAAGGGCTATGAGATAGACAAGGCCAATGAAGAATTGGTAAAATTTCATTATGAACAATTTATCGGTGAATTTTTAAAGCGGATTCCGGAAGAAAGCACGAGTGCCTTTAAATATGTCATTGCCGATAGCTATGAAATGGGGAGCCAAAATTGGACCGACGGTTTTGAGGCTACATTTGAAAAAAAATACGGCTATAATCCGAAGAAATACCTGCCCGTTTTTACTGGTAGAATTGTGGGCAGCGTCGAAGAATCCGAGCGCTTTCTATGGGATCTGCGCCGTGCCGTAGCAGATGCCGTCGCTTATGAATATGTAGGAGGCCTTAGAAAAGCCAGCAATGAGGATAACCTAAAACTTTGGTTGGAGAATTATGGCCATTGGGGATTTCCATCAGAATTTTTGATGTACGGCGGCCAATCGGATATTGTAAGCGGCGAATTCTGGAACGAAGGCAGCTTAGGCGATATTGAGTGCAAATCTGCATCCTCGGCTGCCCATATCTATGGAAAAAACAGGATATCTGCCGAGTCATTTACGGCATCCGGTCGCACTTATGTTCGGCATCCGGCGATGCTTAAAAAACGAGGGGATTGGGCGTTTACAGAGGGCATCAACCATATAGTGTTGCATCTTTATATCCATCAACCCGATGATAATAGGGTACCAGGTGTCAATGCTTGGTTCAGCACAGAATTCAACCGGCACAATATCTGGTTTAAAAAATCAAAAGCCTATTTTGATTATTTAAGAAGATGCCAACATTTATTGCAACAAGGTACCTATGCTGCGGACGTCTGTTATTTTATAGGTGAAAATACACCCATCATGACCGGTGCAAGGCAGCCCGAATTACCAGATGGCTACTCCTATGACTATATCAATGCCGAGGTTATTTTGAACAGATTATCCATAAAGGATGGCAAATTTGTTTTGCCGGACGGGATGGGTTATAGTTTAATGGTCTTGCCTCCATTTGAAACCATGCGACCAGAATTATTGTCCAAAATTGAAGAATTAGTGTTACAAGGTGGAAAAATATATGGGCAAGCCCCAAAGAAATCCCCAAGTTTGCAAAACTTTCCAGAAAATGATAAAAAGGTCAAAGAGCTTGCTGACAAGATGTGGGGACAAGATGATTCCCAGCTGAAGGGATATGGCAGTGGGAAAATTATCGACGGTCTCACTTTAGGGCAAGCACTGGATACTTTGAAGATTAGAAAGGATGTCATTTTAAAACCGGAAGACCCTGTGCTATGGACACACCGTTCACTTTTAGATAAGGACATTTATTTTTTGACCAACCAAAGTGAAACTGAAATTAAAATCAATCCATCCTTTAGGGTTAAAAACAAAACACCAGAATTGTGGGATGCAGTTACCGGCGAGATACGGTCGCTAACGGAATACACAAAAGAGGAAGGTAGAATTACGGTACCCTTAACTATGGAAGCCCATCAAAGTTGGTTTGTGGTTTTTAGTGATTCGGAAGTTAATGATGAGGTAAAAGAATCTGGGATAGCATCAAACTTCCCTGAACCAAAAACCGTTCTCAATTTAGATGGACCATGGGAAGTGGATTTTAAGGACAAGGAAATCGGACCTAATGAGGCGGTGTCTTTTCCAAAGTTAACAGACTGGATTGATAATGAAAATGATCAAATAAAATATTATTCTGGTACAGCGGTTTATTCATCAACATTCACTTACGATGAAAAAGACCAGTATTCAAAAGTTATTTTAGATCTTGGAAAAGTAGGCGTCATGGCATCGGTTAAGATCAATGGTAAGGAGCTTGGCACTACATGGATGGCACCCTTCCAATTAAATGCTTCGGAAGCGATAAAAACGGGAGAAAATACGATCGATATTGAAGTTGTAAATGTCTGGAGAAACCGTATTACTGGCGACAGCTTATTGCCAGAAAATGAGCGCAGCACTTGGTTGTTGGTTGATATCGTAACACCAAAGGAAGAGTTGATCCCTTCTGGGCTGATGGGGCCGGTAACCTTAAAGGTTATTCAATATTAA
- a CDS encoding 3-keto-disaccharide hydrolase produces the protein MKSTSFFIRVLCVFLAPFFFSCSQKPKDNTPWVDLFDGKTLDGWTQKGGNANYRVRDDAIVGSTVYDTPNSFLSTNKLYGDFILELDYKVDSTMNSGIQIRSNSFPYYREGRVHGYQVEIDPSPRAWSGGIYDEARRGWLNPLTDNPGAQKAFKQNDWNNYRIEAIGDTLKTWINGVPASHLIDDKTAIGFISLQVHGIGETQKEGTEIIWKNIKILTENVSKYSTESPLKPIVTKNSLTIDEANKGWKLLWDGETTNGWRGAKLSSFPGEGWKIEDGELSVLSSGGAESAAGGDIVTTETYADFELMLDFKLTPGANSGIKYYVDTEINKGPGSSIGLEYQILDDELHEDAKLGSHKGSRTVSSLYDLIEADINKPINPVGEWNTAYIMSKDNHVAHWLNGVKVLEYERGSKDFLKLVSESKYAKWPNFGTLEKGQILLQDHGDKVSFKNIKIHPLNKTKE, from the coding sequence ATGAAATCAACTTCATTTTTTATTAGAGTACTATGCGTTTTTTTAGCACCCTTTTTTTTTAGCTGCTCTCAGAAACCCAAGGATAATACACCATGGGTTGACTTATTCGATGGAAAAACCTTAGATGGCTGGACACAAAAGGGGGGCAATGCCAATTATAGGGTTCGTGATGATGCAATAGTAGGTAGCACAGTTTACGATACTCCCAATTCGTTTTTATCAACAAATAAACTCTACGGCGATTTTATTCTGGAACTAGACTATAAAGTAGACTCTACAATGAATTCGGGTATTCAAATACGAAGCAATAGTTTTCCTTATTATAGAGAAGGACGTGTACATGGGTATCAAGTTGAGATCGATCCCTCTCCACGTGCATGGAGCGGTGGTATTTATGATGAAGCTAGGCGGGGATGGCTTAATCCGTTAACCGATAACCCAGGGGCACAAAAAGCTTTTAAGCAAAACGATTGGAATAATTATCGGATCGAAGCCATAGGCGATACCTTAAAAACTTGGATAAACGGTGTTCCTGCATCGCATTTAATTGACGATAAAACGGCAATTGGTTTTATATCCCTACAAGTACATGGTATAGGTGAGACCCAAAAAGAGGGCACTGAAATTATCTGGAAAAACATAAAGATACTTACCGAAAACGTTTCCAAGTACTCCACAGAATCACCTCTTAAACCGATTGTCACCAAAAACAGCCTAACCATAGATGAAGCTAATAAGGGCTGGAAATTATTGTGGGATGGCGAAACCACCAATGGCTGGCGGGGAGCTAAATTAAGTTCCTTTCCTGGAGAAGGATGGAAAATTGAAGACGGAGAATTATCGGTACTGTCCTCTGGCGGAGCAGAATCTGCTGCAGGTGGTGATATTGTAACAACCGAAACCTATGCTGATTTTGAATTAATGCTAGACTTTAAATTAACACCTGGTGCCAATAGTGGTATTAAATATTATGTTGATACAGAGATCAATAAAGGACCAGGCTCTTCTATAGGTTTAGAGTATCAAATTTTAGATGATGAATTGCATGAAGATGCTAAATTAGGTTCGCACAAAGGCAGTAGGACCGTAAGTTCTTTATATGATTTAATTGAAGCTGATATCAATAAACCTATTAATCCTGTGGGAGAATGGAATACCGCTTATATAATGTCTAAGGACAATCATGTAGCACATTGGTTAAATGGGGTTAAGGTGTTGGAATATGAAAGAGGTAGCAAAGACTTTTTAAAATTAGTTTCAGAAAGCAAATACGCTAAATGGCCAAATTTTGGTACTTTAGAAAAAGGTCAAATTTTACTGCAAGACCATGGAGATAAAGTATCAT